The genomic stretch TTTCCCGTCTGCACAAGCGTCTTGGCCGCACGATGATTTACGTCACCCACGATCAGGTGGAAGCGATGACCCTCGCCGACAAAATCGTGGTGCTGGATGCCGGCCGCGTGGCGCAGGTGGGTAAACCGCTGGAGCTGTACCACTACCCGGCAGACCGCTTTGTTGCGGGCTTTATTGGCTCGCCAAAGATGAACTTCCTGCCCGTCAAAGTGACCGCGACAGCCATTGAACAGGTACAGGTGGAGCTGCCAAACCGCCAGCAGGTCTGGCTGCCGGTTGACAGCGCCAACGTACAGGTCGGGGCAAACATGTCCCTCGGTATTCGTCCTGAGCATCTGCTGCCGAGCCACATCGCTGATGTGACCCTGGAAGGTGACGTTCAGGTCGTCGAACAGCTTGGTCACGAAACACAGATTCATATCCAGATCCCCGCCATCCGTCAGAACCTGGTCTACCGCCAGAACGACGTGGTGTTGGTAGAAGAGGGTGCCACATTCGCTATCGGCTTGCCGCCAGAGCGTTGCCATCTGTTCCGTGAGGATGGCACTGCATGTCGTCGGTTGCACAAAGAGCCAGGCGTTTAAGCAATCCCAAAAGAAGACACGAAACCGACAGGTGAAGTGTTCAAAGAAAAGCAATGATCTCAGGAGATAGAATGATGATTACTCTGCGCAAACTTCCTCTGGCAGTTGCCGTCGCAGCGGGCGTAATGTCTGCTCAGGCACTGGCCGTGGATTTCCATGGTTATGCTCGTTCCGGTATCGGCTGGACGGGTAGTGGCGGCGAACAACAGTGCTTCCAGGCAACCGGTGCTCAAAGTAAATACCGTCTGGGTAACGAATGTGAAACCTATGCGGAACTGAAACTGGGCCAGGAAGTGTGGAAAGAAGGCGATAAGAGCTTCTACTTCGACACCAACGTCGCGTATTCCGTGGCGCAACAGAACGACTGGGAGGCCACTGACCCGGCGTTCCGTGAAGCCAACGTGCAGGGTAAAAACCTGATTGAGTGGCTGCCAGGTTCGACTATCTGGGCCGGTAAGCGCTTCTATCAGCGTCATGACGTCCACATGATCGACTTCTACTACTGGGATATTTCAGGTCCTGGTGCGGGTCTGGAAAACATCGACGTAGGTTTTGGTAAGCTCTCTCTGGCTGCAACCCGTTCTTCAGAAGCCGGCGGTTCTTCATCCTTCGCCAGCAACAGCGTTTATGACTACACCACTCGTACGGCGAACGATGTCTTTGACGTGCGTTTAGCCCAGATGGAAATTAACCCGGGCGGTACCCTGGAGCTGGGGGCTGATTACGGCCGTGCAAACCCACGTGATGATTATCACCTGATCGACGGCGCATCTAAAGATGGCTGGATGTTCACTGCTGAACACACGCAGAGCATGCTGAAAGGCTACAACAAATTTGTTCTGCAATATGCAACTGACTCTATGACCTCTCAGGGTAAAGGTCTGTCGCAAGGTTCGAACATTGGCACCACTGACGATATCAACTACGGCATCAACAACAACGGGCACCTGTGGCGCGTACTTGACCACGGTGCTATCTCCCTGGGCGATAGCTGGGACCTGATGTACGTCGGTATGTACCAGGATATCAACTGGGATAACAACAACGGTACGAAATGGTGGACCGTAGGCGTTCGTCCTATGTACAAATGGACGCCTATCATGAGCACTCTGCTTGAAGTGGGCTACGACAACGTCAAATCTCAGGAAACTGGCGAAACCAACAACCAGTATAAAATCACCCTGGCACAACAGTGGCAGGCTGGCGACAGCATCTGGTCACGTCCAGCAATCCGCGTCTTCGCCACCTATGCCAAGTGGGATGAGAAATGGGGTTATGCGCCTTCAGGTAAAAACTCCGTTGCGGGTTACACCCCAGGCATGGCCTATAGCGATACCACTGCGAAAAGCTTCAGCCGCGGCGACAACGACGAGTGGTCCTTCGGCGCCCAGATGGAAATCTGGTGGTAATCCCGTCTTAACCTGACGTAATGACCAAACTGAGGGGCGCAAGCCCCTCAATCCTTGGGACGGCGCGCTATTGCCTGGCTACCGCTGAACCTGTGCATTTTGAGGTGATAACAATGAAAATGAACAAAACTCTCCTTGCCCTTTGTTTAACCGCAGGGCTGCTGGCGAGCGCGCCTTCTGTAACGCTCGCTAACGTCAATTTCGTTCCACAAAACACAACATCCGCGCCAGCCATTCCGACAGCGGCATTGCAACAGCTGGTCTGGACCCCTGTCGATCAGTCTAAAACCCAGACCACCCAGCTTTCAACGGCTGGTCAGTCACTTAATGTTCCGGGTATTACCGGTCCGGTTGCTGCATATAGCGTACCCGCCAATATCGGTGAACTGGCCATTACGTTGACCAGTGAGGTTAACAAGCAGACGAGCGTATTTGCACCAAACGTGCTTATTCTCGATCAGAACATGACGCCATCTGCCTTTTTCCCTAGTGAATACTTTACATATCAGGAACCCGGCGTAATGAGCGCCGACCGTCTGGAAGGCGTCATGCGCCTTACGCCAGCGCTCGGCCAGCAAAAACTCTACGTGCTGGTCTTTACTACTGAGCAAGATCTTCAGAAGACCACCACGTTGCTCGATCCGGCTAAAGCCTACGCAAAAGGTACCGGTAACGCGATTCCTGATATTCCAGACCCGATTGCTCGTCACGTCACCGACGGAACGTTAAAGCTGAAGGTGAAAACGAACAGCGGTTCCAGCGTGCTGGTCGGCCCGCTGTTTGGCTCTTCCGGTTCCGGCCCTGTCACTGTAGGTAACACAGCTGCACCTGCCTATACCGCGCCAGCTGCCACGGCAGCCGCACCGGTAGCGGCCGCAGCGCCTGCCCCGGCGAAGAAAGCCGAGCCGGTACTGAACGACACCGAAGAGTACTTCAACAACGCCATTAAGCAGGCGGTGAAGCGCGGCGATGTCGATAAAGCGCTGAAACTGCTTGATGAAGCCGAACGTTTAGGTTCAACCACTGCCCGTTCCACCTTTATCAGCAGTGTAAAAGGCAAGGGGTAACCGTTTCCCCACAGTGCTGATTTGTTAGTAGTTTGGTGCGCCTGAGTGGGCGCACTTTTTTTCGTAGCCGCCAGGCTGTTGCGCCCATGTTGCGATCGTGATCGTTAAATAACGTTTGGCCCCCCTCAATCCGTGTTTCTGCGATACAATGCCATTACGTTATGTATCGGAGAGTCTGGCATGTCACACCCTGCGCTAACGCAACTGCGTGCGCTGCGCTATTTCGACCAAATACCTGCGCTTGATCCCCAGCAACTGGACTGGCTGTTGCTGGAAGATTCCATGACGAAACGTTTTGAGCAACAGGGTAAAACGGTCACGGTGACCCTGATTCAGGAAGGGTTTGTCTCTGGCGATGAGATCGCCAGCGAGCTGCCGCTGCTGCCGCAAGAGCCACGCTACTGGCTGCGCGAAATTTTACTCTGTGCTGATGGTGAGCCGTGGCTTGCCGGGCGGACGGTGGTGCCCGAGTCAACCCTTTCCGGGCCAGAGCTGGCGCTGCAACGTCTGGGGAAAACGCCGCTGGGGCGTTACCTTTTCACCTCGTCTGAGCTTACCCGGGATTTTATTGAGATTGGTCGTGATGCCGAACTCTGGGGGCGTCGTTCCCGCCTTCGCCTGAGCGGTAAACCGTTAATTCTGACGGAGCTTTTTTTACCGGCATCACCGTTGTACTAAGAGGAAGAAAAAATGGAGTGGAGCCTGACGCAGAATAAGCTGTTGGCGTATCACCGCTTAATGCGTACCGATAAACCCATTGGCGCGCTACTGCTGCTGTGGCCGACCCTGTGGGCGCTGTGGCTCGCCACGCCGGGCCTGCCGCCGCTGTGGATCCTGGCCGTGTTCGTTGCCGGCGTCTGGCTGATGCGCGCGGCGGGCTGCGTGGTCAACGACTATGCCGATCGTAAATTCGACGGTCATGTTAAGCGTACTGCCGGTCGTCCGTTACCCAGCGGGCAGGTCACCGGGAAAGAAGCCCGCGTGCTGTTCATTGTGCTGGTGCTGCTCTCTTTCCTGCTGGTGTTGACCCTAAACACCATGACCATTCTGCTTTCCGTTGCTGCGCTGGCGTTGGCCTGGGTGTATCCGTTTATGAAGCGCTATACCCACCTGCCTCAGGTGGTGCTGGGTGCGGCGTTTGGCTGGTCGATTCCGATGGCGTTTGCGGCGGTTAGTGAGTCCTTACCGCTCAGCTGCTGGCTGATGTTCCTGGCGAACATTCTCTGGGCGGTGGCGTATGACACGCAATACGCGATGGTCGACCGCGACGATGACCTGAAAATTGGCATCAAATCAACCGCCATCCTCTTTGGTCGTCAGGATAAGCTGATTATCGGTATCCTGCAGGTCGCGGTACTGGCGCTGATGGTCGCGATCGGTCGCCTGAACGGGCTGAACTGGGAGTTTTACTGGTCCGTGCTGGTGGCGGGACTGCTGTTTGCGTACCAGCAAAAGCTGATTGCGAAGCGTGAACGTGACGCCTGCTTTAAAGCGTTTATGAACAATAACTACGTCGGTCTGGTGCTGTTTTTAGGCCTGGCGATGAGCTATTTCTTATAAAAAAGTCGGGTGGCGGCTTCGCCTTACCCGACCTACGAGTTAGCAGGACATGTAGGCCCGGTAAGCGTTAGCGCCACCGGGCTTTTTTTACCGGCGACGCAGCAGCCGCAGCGCGTTCGCCGTCACCAGCACCGTTGCCCCGGTATCCGCCAGCACCGCCAGCCACAGTCCGGTCATGCCGAGCAGCGTCGTCACCAGGAAAATCCCTTTCAGCCCGAGCGCAATGCCGATGTTCTGACGAATGTTGGCCCGCGTCGCGCGCGCCAGGGCAATCGTCTGCGCCAGCCCGGTCAGGCGGTTGTGCGTCAATGCCGCGTCGGCCGTTTCCAGCGCCACGTCGGTACCGCTGCCCATCGCAATACCGATGGTGGAGGCTTTCATCGCCGGGGCATCGTTAATCCCATCACCGACCATCGCCAGCGGCGCGCGAGCGTTTAGCTCCGTTACCGCGCTGACCTTATCTGCAGGCAACAGTCCAGCTTTAAACTCCAGCCCCAGCTCACCGGCAATCGCTGCCGCCGCGCGAGGGTTATCACCGGTGAGTATAACGCCCTGCACGCCCAGCTTGTGCAGCGCCGCCACGGCTTCTTTGGCGTCATCGCGCAGGGTATCGCGCAGTGCCAGCATCCCCTTCGCGACGCCGTCCTGCATAACGGTCACGACGGTTTGTCCGGTCTGTTCTAACGCCTCAACCTCTGGACTGGAAGACTTGCCTGCCGCGACAATCAGCACCTTTTTACCGCCAACGGTGGCCTCAATCCCTGACCCGACCAGCACCCGCTGGGCGGTTGCCGGAGGGATGCTCAGCCCGCGCGACTGCGCTTCTTGCACAATCGCCTGCGCCAGCGGGTGAGTGGACCCCTGCTCAACGGCGGCGGCCAATGCAAGCAGCTCATTTTCACTGATTTCCTGCGGATACAAGCCGGTTACCTGCGGCTTGCCGACGGTTAACGTACCGGTTTTATCGAAGGCGATATGCTGAACCTGGCTCAGCTGTTCCAGCGCCGCGCCGCCCTTAATCAGCGCCCCGCGACGTGCAGCTGCCGCCAGACCTGAGGTAATCGCCGCCGGGGTGGAAATCACCAGCGCGCACGGGCAGCCGATCAGCAGCAGCGTCAGCCCTTTATAAATCCAGCCCTCCCACGGCGCGTCAAAGAACAGCGGCGGAACGACGGTGACCAGCAGGGCAACCAGCATGATGGCAGGGGTATAAATCCGGCTGAAGCGATCGATAAAGCGTTCGACCGGCGCGCGGCGCTCCTCTGCCTCTTCAATCAGCTTCAGGATACGGTCGATGGCGCTGTCGCCCGGCTCGGAAAGCACGGTGAGCTGCACCAGACGGTCGACGCTGGTGGCGCCAGCAGGCACTTTTTCACCCGCGGCGCGCTCTACCGGAATGGATTCCCCGGTCAGGGCGCTTTCATCAAAGCTCGCGGTGGCGGTAAGCAGCGCGCCGTCTGCAGGCAGACGCCCCCCTGCGGCCACCTCAATCACGTCGCCCGGGCGTAGCGTGTTAATGGCGACCGTTTCACGCGTGCCGTTTACCACGCGAGTGGCGGTTTCCGGCTTCAGCGCCATCAGCGCGCTGACCCCTTTACGCGCCCGGCTCGCCGCCCAGCCCTCAAGGCGTTCGCCGATTAAGAACAGCAGCAGTACCATCGCCGCTTCTGCCGTCGCGCCAATGAACAGCGCGCCGATCGCCGCCACGCTCATCAGCGTTTCGATGGCAAACCAGCTGCCGCTTTTCATCAGGCGCAGCGCCTGACGGGCAATCGGGAACAGGCCGACCAGCGTGGTGGCGATAAATGCCAGATTGCCGAACGGATGGTTAATCTGCTCCAGCCCCCAGCTCAGGGCCATCATGATGATGAGGGTAACGAGCGGCAGGTTTTCTTTCAGGGTGGAGGCTTTTTCAACGGGCGTCGTTTCGCTGCGCAGGGTATAGCCCGCCTTGCTGACGGCGGCTTCAACCTGTTTGCTGACGTCGGTATCGGCGCTAACCAGCAGCTTTTCGGTGGCGAACAGCACCTGAACGTGACTCACGCCCGGCACCTGCTTGACGGCGTTTTCCACCTTACGGGCGCAGGCCGCGCAGTCCATGCCGTTGACGACCCAGCTGTAGCGGTTGCCGCTTTCAGGAAGCGTTTGAGTTGGCGTTTCGCACGCGCCTTCGCAGCAGCAGTCGTCTTTTGACGGCACCGGGCTGAGCTTAAGTGCCGAGAATTGAGGAACTTTTTTAGGTATTTCTGGAGTCGACATGGCAGTCTCCGGCAATGATAATTTTCTCATTAACCGCAGCATACACTCTGGAGTCGACTCCAGAGTCAAGCGCTATTTAGATATACAGCGAACGCACAATCAGGAAATGCCCGGCAAAGTAACACGCGGATGCTATCGCGTTATCCGCCCGGAAGCGGCGGCGATAGTGGCTGCCCAGCCACACGACATTCCCGATCAGCAGCAGCGCGGCGCCGAAGAACGCGGACATCGCCGGAGCGGTCGGACGGAAGAACCACAGCTCGCCCGCCAGCCACACCATCACCAGCGTCATGGCGATAAACGTACAGACCGGCAAACGCATCTCTTCCAGTCGTGACCAGATCACCGCAATCAGCAGCGCGCCAATCACCAGCAGCACCAGCGGTAGCGGCCAGAAGAAGGAGAGCGTCATCTGGCTGGCAAAGTAGATGGTATACAGCAGATGGGAGAGGAAAAACGCCCCAACGGCGTACAGCAAGCGCTGGCGCGGCAGCAGGGTTAAGGCATCGCCAATCAGGGATGCACACAGCCCGGCGAGCACCAGATAGCTGACGGCGTTAAACATCGGCGCTTGCCAGGCCAGCAGCAGCAGGAGCAACAGCGTGACCGGTTTAAACAACCAGCGCTGCCAGGTGGGACCGCGGTACGACGCATCGACATAAAGCCATGCGGAAAAACAGACAGCGATAAATGACCAAAGCATATTAACTCCCTGTATCTGTTAAGTCTGAATAATCAGTTTCTGATCCAGTGTAGTGACGCGGGCGGGCGTTTGGCAATGGCGGGGGAGGCAAGGTATCCTGAATTCCGCAAAATCTGATGGGATTGTCGAATGAGCAAGATGCCGCTTTTTTTCATTATCGTGGTGGCGATTATCGTCATTGCCGCCTCGTTCCGTTTCGTGCAGCAGCGCCGCGAGAAGGCGGATAACGATGCCGCACCGCTGATGCAAAAGCGCGTGGTGGTGACCAACAAACGCGAGAAACCGCTCAACGATCGCCGCTCGCGCCAGCAGCAGGTGACGCCTGCGGGCATAGCAATGCGCTATGAGGCGAGCTTTAGGCCGGAAACGGGCGGCCTGGAGATGACCTTCCGCCTGGAGGCGCAGCAGTACCATCAGCTGACGGTGGGGGAGAAAGGAACGCTGAGCTTCAAAGGGACGCGGTTTGAAGGGTTCAGGACGGAATAATGCACGCACGGTCCCCTCTCCCTGTGGGAGAGGGTTAGAGTGAGGCCATCAGGCCGTACCTTACTTCTTCACCTGCGCCTTAAACTTCTTCATCCACACCAGCAGTTCAAACACGCCGAAAATAAATACGCGAAGCTGCTGCCAGCCCGTCATCTGCGGGCCGTCTTTCGGCAGGCCGTTTTTCAGCATCACCATCTGCAGGGCGTGCATGAACGATGTGAAAATCAGCGCGACGTTAACGAAAATGTTCATCGGGCGCGGGAACGGGTGCACCAGATTCAGAATCAGGAACGCCCAGACGCCCAGCATCAGCAAACGTCCCAGGTTAATCAGTACCGGCATCGGAGCCTCCTTGTGCCTGACGGTGATAAAGACGATAGGCCACCTGACCAGCGACCTTTTCGCGGTGCAAATCCCAGTGGGCGGGAACCGGCGGTAAACCGTTTTCCACTTCGCTTTCAACGTAAATTAGCGCGTCATCCGCCAGCCAGCCGTTTTGCTCCAGCAGGGATAACGTCTCTTCCAGCAGCCCCTTGCGGAACGGTGGATCGACAAACACCACGGTGTGCGGCGTGCCTTTCTGCGCAAGAAAACTCAGCGTGTTGGTGTTCACGACTTTGGCGTTGCTCGCTTTCAGCGTCGCCAGATTTTGCTGCAGCGTCTGTGCAACGCCGCGCTCCATCTCCAGCAGCGTGGCGCTGGCGGCATAGCGCGACAGCGCTTCCAGTCCGAGCGCGCCGCTTCCGGCGAAGCAGTCCAGGCAGTGGGCGTCTACCATTGACGGGGCCAGCCAGTTAAAAAGCGTCTCGCGCACGCGGTCGGTAGTAGGGCGTAAACCGGGGCTGTCCGGCACCGGTAATTTCCGGCCTCGCCACTGACCGCCGATAATACGAATTTGACCGGCCGGGGCGCGGTTGGGTTTCTTCATCTCAGGAAAGCTCTGTTAACAATTGGCCTGCGATTGCGGGCGGTGATGTCAATTAAGTAAAGTGTTAGACTATTTCATCATTTTTTTAGCTTCCATGTATATAGCGCCGCGAGGAGTGTAGTCGCAGATGGCAAAACAAAAAAAACGTGGCTTCTTTTCCTGGCTGGGCTTCGGTGAAAAAGAGCAAGAAACAGAACAGAAAACCGAAGAGCAACAAGCCGTTGAAGAGCAGTCGCAGCCTGAAACGCCTGTAGAAACCGCCGCGGTAGTCGATGCGGAAGAGACGGCGCACAGCAAAGAAGAGATTGAAACCTTTGCACAAGAGGTGGTTGAGGTCACGGAACAGGTTCAGGAGAGCGAGAAGCCAGAACCGGTTGTCGTAGAAGCCGCTATCGAAGCGCCACAGGCCGTTATCGAGCACGAAGAGCTGCCGCTGCCGGAAGAGGTGAAGGCCGAAGAGGCCTCTGCCGAAGAGTGGCAGGCGGAAGCGGAAACCGTTGAAATTGTTGAGGCGGTGGAAGAAGAAGCTGCACTCGAGCCAGAGCTGACCGACGAAGAGCTGGAAGCCCAGGCGCTGGCAGCACAAGCCGCGGAAGAAGCGGTCATCGTCGTGCCGGTGGAAGAGCAGGCCGAAGACGAGATCGTTCAGGAGCAGGAAAAACCGACCAAAGAAGGTTTCTTCGCGCGCCTGAAGCGCAGCCTGCTCAAAACCAAAGAAAACTTAGGTTCCGGATTTATCAGTCTGTTCCGCGGCAAGAAGATCGACGACGATCTCTTTGAAGAGCTGGAAGAACAGCTGCTGATTGCGGACGTCGGCGTGGAAACCACCCGTAAGATCATCGCCAACCTGACCGAAGGGGCGAGCCGTAAACAGCTGCGCGACGCTGAAGCGTTGTACGGTCTGCTGAAAGACGAGATGGGTGAAATTCTCGCAAAAGTTGACGAACCGCTTAATATTGAAGGCAAAACGCCATTTGTTATTCTGATGGTCGGCGTGAACGGCGTGGGTAAAACCACCACCATCGGCAAGCTGGCGCGTCAGTTCGAACAGCAGGGCAAATCGGTGATGCTGGCGGCGGGCGATACCTTCCGCGCGGCAGCGGTTGAGCAGCTGCAGGTCTGGGGCCAGCGCAACAACATTCCGGTGATTGCCCAGCATACCGGCGCTGACTCCGCGTCCGTGATCTTCGATGCCATCCAGGCGGCGAAGGCGCGCAACGTGGACGTGCTGATTGCCGATACCGCAGGGCGTTTGCAGAACAAATCGCACCTGATGGAAGAGTTGAAGAAAATCGTTCGCGTCATGAAGAAGCTGGACGAAGACGCACCGCATGAAATTATGCTGACCATTGATGCCAGCACCGGACAGAACGCCATCAGCCAGGCGAAGCTGTTCACTGAAGCGGTAGGACTGACGGGGATCGCGCTGACCAAGCTGGACGGCACCGCGAAAGGCGGGGTGATCTTCTCCGTGGCCGACCAGTTCGGCATTCCTATCCGCTACATCGGTGTGGGCGAGCGTATTGAGGATTTGCGTCCGTTTAAGGCGGACGACTTTATTGAGGCATTATTTGCCCGAGAGGACTAACAATGATTCGCTTTGAACACGTCAGCAAGGCCTATCTCGGTGGGAGACAAGCGCTGCAGGGGGTGACATTCCACCTGCAGCCGGGCGAGATGGCATTCCTGACCGGCCATTCCGGCGCGGGGAAAAGTACCCTGCTCAAGCTTATCTGTGGGATCGAGCGGCCAAGCGCCGGGAAAATCTTTTTCGGCGGCCATGAGATCAGCCGCCTGAAAAACCGCGAAGTGCCGTTCCTGCGTCGTCAGATCGGCATGATTTTCCAGGATCACCACCTGCTGATGGATCGCACCGTTTTCGATAACGTGGCCATTCCGCTGATTATTGCCGGCGCCAGCTATGACGATATCCGCCGTCGCGTCTCTGCGGCGCTGGATAAGGTCGGGCTGCTGGACAAAGCGAAGAACTTCCCGATCCAGCTCTCCGGCGGTGAACAGCAGCGCGTGGGCATCGCCCGCGCGGTGGTGAACAAGCCTGCCGTACTGCTGGCGGATGAACCGACCGGTAACCTGGACGATGCTCTGTCCGAAGGGATTTTGCGTCTGTTTGAGGAATTCAACCGCGTAGGGGTCACGGTATTGATGGCGACGCACGACATCGGGCTCATTTCCCGCCGTTCGTACCGCATGCTGTCCCTGAGCGACGGTCATTTGCACGGAGGCCACGGTGAATAAGCGTGATGCAATAAACCAGATTCGGCAGTTCGGAAACCGGTTTGACCGTTTCCGTAAGCCGCAGGGCGGTGGTGATGGCAATCGTAATGCGCCGAAGCGCCAGAAGGCCGCGCCAAAACCGGCCTCCCGTAAAACCAACGTGTTCAACGAGCAGGTGCGCTACGCTTTCCACGGCGCGCTGCAGGACCTGAAAAGCAAACCGCTGGCGACGTTCCTGACGGTGATGGTGATCGCCATCTCCCTGACGCTGCCAAGCGTCTGCTATATGGTCTATAAAAACGTCAACCAGGCGGCCTCACAGTATTATCCATCTCCGCAAATCACGGTCTATCTGGATAAAGCCCTCGACGATAACGCCGCCGCGCAGGTGGTTGGGCAAATCCAGGCCGAGCAGGGCGTGGAGAAGGTCAACTATCTCTCGCGTGAAGACGCCCTGGGCGAGTTCCGTAACTGGTCTGGTTTTGGCGGCGCGCTGGATATGCTTGAAGAGAACCCGCTGCCCGCCGTGGCGGTGGTGATCCCGAAGCTGGATTTCCAGGGGACCGATTCGCTTAACACCCTGCGCGATCGCATCACGCGCATTAAGGGCATTGATGAAGTGCGCATGGACGACAGCTGGTTTGCGCGTCTCTCAGCCCTGACCGGGCTGGTAGGACGCGTCGCGGCGATGATTGGCGTGCTGATGGTGGCGGCGGTCTTCCTCGTCATCGGCAACAGCGTGCGCCTGAGCATCTTTGCCCGTCGCGATACCATCAACGTGCAGAAACTGATTGGTGCGACGGATGGCTTCATCCTTCGACCGTTCCTTTACGGCGGCGCACTGCTCGGTTTTTCCGGTGCATTTCTTTCACTGATATTGTCAGAAATTTTGGTGCTGCGGCTCTCGTCTGCCGTCACTGAAGTGGCGCAGGTTTTCGGAACGAAGTTTGATATCAGTGGCTTAGGCTTCGATGAGTGCCTGTTACTGCTGCTGGTTTGCTCGATGATTGGGTGGGTGGCAGCCTGGCTGGCAACCGTTCAACATTTACGTCACTTTACTCCCGACTAATAAAAGCGTGATATAATCTTTCCCTGCACCGATAAGTTCGCTCTGCAGGGAAAGCGTCCCTGTTGTCGCTTCCCCTGTTATCATCTCCATGTCACAATTTGTGCGTAATTTATTCACCGTTGCACCTGGAACTTGTGGATAAAATCACTGTCTGATAAAAGAGTGAATGCTAATCTCGTTGCTCAAACGCTTTGGCATGGTTGTTGCCTGACGGGGACAACCTGGACCAGAAGAAACATTGAGAGGAATGAATGACCAAAGAAATGCAAACTTTAGCTTTAGCCCCTGTTGGTAACCTGGAATCTTACATCCGGGCTGCGAACACCTGGCCGATGTTAACGGCCGAGGAAGAAAAGGAGCTTGCTGAAAAGCTGCATTACCAGGGCGATCTGGAAGCAGCTAAGACGCTGATCCTGTCTCACCTGCGCTTTGTTGTTCACGTTGCTCGTAATTATGCGGGCTACGGCCTGCCGCAGGCGGACTTGATTCAGGAAGGTAACATCGGTCTGATGAAGGCTGTACGTCGCTTCAACCCGGAAGTGGGTGTGCGACTGGTCTCCTTCGCCGTACACTGGATCAAAGCAGAAATTCACGAATACGTGCTGCGCAACTGGCGTATCGTGAAGGTCGCCACGACAAAAGCGCAGCGTAAACTGTTCTTTAACCTGCGTAAAACCAAGCAGCGTCTGGGCTGGTTCAACCAGGATGAAGTGGAAATGGTGGCGCGCGAGCTGGGCGTAACCAGCAAAGACGTGCGTGAGATGGAATCCCGTATGGCCGCGCAGGACATGACCTTTGATATGTCCTCCGACGACGACGCATCTGACAGCCAGCCGATGGCCCCGGTTCTGTATCTGCAGGATAAAACCTCTAACTTTGCTGACGGCATCGAAGAGGACAACTGGGAAGATCAGGCCGCGAACAAGCTGACCCATGCGATGGAAGGCCTCGACGAACGTAGCCAGGATATTATCCGCGCCCGCTGGCTGGACGAAGACAACAAGTCCACGCTGCAGGAGCTGGCCGACCGCTACGGCGTTTCTGCGGAACGTGTCCGTCAGCTTGAAAAGAACGCCATGAAAAAACTTCGCGCCGCTATCGAAGCGTAATTTCCGCGAAGTACACCGAGAACCCCTGGATGAAAGTCTGGGGGTTTTGTTTTTTTAGCGCCCGCTCTGGCGAATTCTCTCCCCCTGGCAAACACTTACTGATGCGCTAAGCAGGCGACTTTCTCAGGGGGACAGGGTGAAAAATAACGAACTGAACGACCGGCGTTTACAGGCGACGCCGCGCGGCATCGGCGTGATGTGTAACTTCTATGCCGATAAAGCTGAAAACGCCACGGTGTGGGACGTGGAAG from Enterobacter dykesii encodes the following:
- the ubiA gene encoding 4-hydroxybenzoate octaprenyltransferase encodes the protein MEWSLTQNKLLAYHRLMRTDKPIGALLLLWPTLWALWLATPGLPPLWILAVFVAGVWLMRAAGCVVNDYADRKFDGHVKRTAGRPLPSGQVTGKEARVLFIVLVLLSFLLVLTLNTMTILLSVAALALAWVYPFMKRYTHLPQVVLGAAFGWSIPMAFAAVSESLPLSCWLMFLANILWAVAYDTQYAMVDRDDDLKIGIKSTAILFGRQDKLIIGILQVAVLALMVAIGRLNGLNWEFYWSVLVAGLLFAYQQKLIAKRERDACFKAFMNNNYVGLVLFLGLAMSYFL
- a CDS encoding maltoporin, with the protein product MMITLRKLPLAVAVAAGVMSAQALAVDFHGYARSGIGWTGSGGEQQCFQATGAQSKYRLGNECETYAELKLGQEVWKEGDKSFYFDTNVAYSVAQQNDWEATDPAFREANVQGKNLIEWLPGSTIWAGKRFYQRHDVHMIDFYYWDISGPGAGLENIDVGFGKLSLAATRSSEAGGSSSFASNSVYDYTTRTANDVFDVRLAQMEINPGGTLELGADYGRANPRDDYHLIDGASKDGWMFTAEHTQSMLKGYNKFVLQYATDSMTSQGKGLSQGSNIGTTDDINYGINNNGHLWRVLDHGAISLGDSWDLMYVGMYQDINWDNNNGTKWWTVGVRPMYKWTPIMSTLLEVGYDNVKSQETGETNNQYKITLAQQWQAGDSIWSRPAIRVFATYAKWDEKWGYAPSGKNSVAGYTPGMAYSDTTAKSFSRGDNDEWSFGAQMEIWW
- the ubiC gene encoding chorismate lyase, with product MSHPALTQLRALRYFDQIPALDPQQLDWLLLEDSMTKRFEQQGKTVTVTLIQEGFVSGDEIASELPLLPQEPRYWLREILLCADGEPWLAGRTVVPESTLSGPELALQRLGKTPLGRYLFTSSELTRDFIEIGRDAELWGRRSRLRLSGKPLILTELFLPASPLY
- the malK gene encoding maltose/maltodextrin ABC transporter ATP-binding protein MalK, with amino-acid sequence MASVQLRNVTKAWGDVVVSKDINLDINEGEFVVFVGPSGCGKSTLLRMIAGLETITSGDLLIGDTRMNDIPPAERGVGMVFQSYALYPHLSVAENMSFGLKLAGAKKEVINQRVTQVAEVLQLAHLLERKPKALSGGQRQRVAIGRTLVAEPRVFLLDEPLSNLDAALRVQMRIEISRLHKRLGRTMIYVTHDQVEAMTLADKIVVLDAGRVAQVGKPLELYHYPADRFVAGFIGSPKMNFLPVKVTATAIEQVQVELPNRQQVWLPVDSANVQVGANMSLGIRPEHLLPSHIADVTLEGDVQVVEQLGHETQIHIQIPAIRQNLVYRQNDVVLVEEGATFAIGLPPERCHLFREDGTACRRLHKEPGV
- the malM gene encoding maltose operon protein MalM, whose translation is MKMNKTLLALCLTAGLLASAPSVTLANVNFVPQNTTSAPAIPTAALQQLVWTPVDQSKTQTTQLSTAGQSLNVPGITGPVAAYSVPANIGELAITLTSEVNKQTSVFAPNVLILDQNMTPSAFFPSEYFTYQEPGVMSADRLEGVMRLTPALGQQKLYVLVFTTEQDLQKTTTLLDPAKAYAKGTGNAIPDIPDPIARHVTDGTLKLKVKTNSGSSVLVGPLFGSSGSGPVTVGNTAAPAYTAPAATAAAPVAAAAPAPAKKAEPVLNDTEEYFNNAIKQAVKRGDVDKALKLLDEAERLGSTTARSTFISSVKGKG